Proteins encoded by one window of Sardina pilchardus chromosome 7, fSarPil1.1, whole genome shotgun sequence:
- the tti1 gene encoding TELO2-interacting protein 1 homolog isoform X2: MAQIDNPKEAFAFLRPSCVILTREPTVANVEVLNNCLHTVSDGALQQLQDYVLFPLRFVLKIPGPKQEGLVLAVMDTMHYVLEKTSVRNWESLYSIFSELCMCISCPNDPGMASSASEELKLSVLKCLDVLLHAAYGDVVFRLYEPSMLPTLGAAISLILSLIGGERAREVQIAALNCLQAFIFQCDCLQDHVIPNVEERYALGNALASFLPGVTQTLSQVICHNVARGHVVVMRALRVLYKMLSVVMDDEQLLNKETVKVLIHNETFNGLAIDRSANWTKNTSQRLSVALQKIISCTSAHQHWRVRLELVSLSECLLTKCSKSLEECSGSLIGALVGAVNDDDASVREKSSTVLKDLSSQATKCQAFTDILSENLHVLSSSLPQLMRTSDDHRKFFVLSMFLGYMKVLGPQVEVVLNSAVHLKRISKAMMHVLEMDMTDVRMVEERSLPILIPDGSNAQRQSHVLKTHFLYFTDDRIYLVLREICQMLGHYGNLHLLVDHFMDLYRESSAYRKQSIWVLNEVLAGAAGLDVEDDQSPRPASHLDLKSVISLVIEEYISADNWHLPTSYEQSIHSDQENHAQSHLLAISKNPNEVSMATVGDVKHLNSNIWQICLQLEGIGIFSRVLGLNFRPLLMMVLYSVLEKVGDKSSLVSQSAVCTMFDICQACGYVSPSELINSNADYLLNDISLNLGRPSSQPHAPRVFAAMVTHSDDTLLPLVVDVVQDVLTSLDLNHDQRASEVCEVLHSVLKAIVALGFSSKKQPNSLETKSEDFLDARKFLLDYSILVKQAEGIITSQEDEDDQVTEEDHAESIDPDGVGMDTALPPHITIAKDVMERCIHLLSMSSPRLRLKVLHMLKLCVNVMCEFKDHLFPMVHCCWPVLQQRLNDEDPFIIPQAFKLLCTMGEVCTDFLKKRASKTVIPKIAAYLSKQAQTTAKAGPNYTQSVNYKLQLAYLQGLGPLCVSLDLDESDVEMVSEACLPYLSVQQPPKLQESCCSVFQCLINKDPDVIWFTLCEQFCPYAYQPLHRDLMPVKLCGMGRQDNEYTHNIVKLLTDYSKH; the protein is encoded by the exons ATGGCACAAATAGACAATCCCAAAGAGGCCTTTGCTTTCCTTCGCCCAAGCTGTGTGATTTTGACTCGAGAGCCTACAGTTGCAAATGTAGAGGTTTTAAACAACTGTCTGCATACCGTCAGTGATGGAGCCTTGCAGCAACTTCAGGATTATGTTCTCTTCCCACTACGTTTTGTCCTTAAAATTCCTGGACCTAAACAGGAGGGTCTTGTCCTCGCTGTGATGGACACGATGCATTATGTCTTGGAGAAGACTTCTGTGAGGAATTGGGAGTCACTTTACAGCATCTTCTCAGAGTTATGCATGTGTATTTCTTGCCCAAATGATCCAGGGATGGCAAGTTCAGCCTCAGAAGAATTGAAGTTATCGGTTTTAAAGTGTCTTGATGTACTCCTACATGCTGCCTATGGGGATGTGGTGTTTAGGCTGTATGAGCCTTCCATGCTGCCCACTCTTGGTGCAGCCATTTCCTTGATTTTGTCTCTGATTGGAGGGGAGCGGGCTCGTGAAGTACAGATAGCTGCACTGAATTGTCTACAGGCTTTCATTTTCCAGTGCGACTGTCTTCAAGATCATGTGATTCCGAACGTGGAGGAGAGATACGCACTTGGAAATGCACTGGCCTCATTTTTGCCGGGAGTCACACAGACATTGAGTCAGGTTATTTGTCACAATGTGGCGCGAGGCCATGTTGTTGTCATGAGGGCTCTTAGGGTACTGTACAAAATGTTGAGTGTTGTAATGGATGATGAACAGCTTCTCAACAAGGAAACAGTTAAAGTACTAATCCACAATGAAACGTTCAATGGACTGGCTATTGACAGAAGTGCTAATTGGACCAAGAATACATCTCAAAGACTTTCTGTGGCTTTACAGAAGATCATCTCTTGCACTTCAGCCCATCAGCATTGGAGAGTGAGGTTAGAATTGGTGAGCTTGTCTGAATGTCTCCTAACCAAGTGTTCAAAGTCCCTAGAAGAGTGCTCAGGATCCCTTATTGGGGCTTTAGTTGGGGCTGTCAATGATGACGATGCTTCTGTTAGGGAGAAATCCAGTACGGTCTTGAAAGATTTAAGTAGTCAAGCCACAAAATGCCAGGCCTTTACTGATATCCTTTCAGAAAACCTTCATGTTTTGTCATCTTCCTTGCCACAGCTAATGCGCACTTCAGATGATCACCGTAAGTTTTTTGTCCTTAGTATGTTTTTGGGTTATATGAAAGTCCTGGGGCCACAAGTGGAGGTTGTGTTGAATTCAGCTGTCCATCTGAAGCGCATTTCCAAAGCCATGATGCATGTTTTAGAAATGGATATGACAGATGTGAGGATGGTGGAAGAAAGAAGCTTGCCAATTTTGATTCCAGATGGGTCAAATGCACAGAGACAGAGTCACGTCTTAAAAACACACTTCCTTTACTTCACAGATGACAGGATATATTTAGTGCTCAGAGAAATCTGTCAGATGTTGGGTCATTATGGAAACCTCCACCTTCTTGTGGATCACTTCATGGACCTTTATCGAGAGTCCTCAGCATACAGGAAACAATCCATTTGGGTGCTAAATGAGGTCCTTGCAGGTGCTGCTGGTCTCGATGTGGAGGACGATCAGAGTCCAAGGCCTGCAAGCCACTTGGACTTGAAATCAGTTATATCTCTTGTGATTGAGGAGTACATAAGTGCAGACAACTGGCACTTGCCCACCAGTTATGAGCAATCTATACATTCAGACCAAGAAAACCATGCTCAGTCCCACTTATTAGCCATATCCAAAAATCCTAATgaggtttccatggcaacagtcGGAGATGTGAAGCATCTGAACAGTAATATATGGCAGATATGCCTTCAGCTGGAAGGGATTGGAATTTTTTCCAGAGTACTTGGCCTTAACTTCCGTCCGTTGTTGATGATGGTTCTGTATTCTGTGCTGGAGAAGGTAGGGGACAAGTCTTCGCTTGTTAGCCAATCAGCGGTTTGCACCATGTTCGATATATGTCAAGCTTGTGGGTACGTCTCACCCAGTGAACTGATCAACAGTAATGCAGATTATCTTCTAAATGACATTTCACTTAACCTTGGGAGGCCTAGTTCCCAACCACATGCCCCGAGGGTATTTGCTGCCATGGTAACCCATTCAGATGATACCCTGTTACCTTTAGTAGTGGATGTTGTGCAAGATGTGTTGACGTCTCTGGACCTTAACCATGACCAGCGGGCTTCAGAGGTTTGTGAGGTACTCCACTCCGTCTTGAAGGCAATAG TGGCATTGGGATTCAGCAGCAAGAAGCAACCAAATTCACTGGAGACGAAGTCCGAGGATTTTTTGGATGCCAGAAAGTTTCTACTGGATTACAGTATACTGGTGAAGCAGGCTGAAGGGATCATAACCAGtcaggaagatgaagatgaccaAG TAACTGAAGAAGACCATGCAGAAAGCATAGATCCAGATGGTGTCGGCATGGACACTGCCTTGCCCCCCCATATCACCATAGCCAAAGACGTGATGGAGCGCTGCATCCATCTTCTGTCCATGTCCAGCCCCAGACTCCGGCTCAAG GTCCTGCACATGCTGaagctgtgtgtaaatgtgatgtgTGAATTTAAGGACCACTTGTTTCCCATGGTCCATTGCTGCTGGCCAGTACTACAGCAGCGTCTCAATGATGAAGATCCTTTCATCATACCCCAAGCATTTAAG CTTCTTTGTACTATGGGAGAAGTATGTACTGATTTCTTGAAGAAGAGAGCATCGAAAACAGTGATACCAAAAATAGCCGCCTACCTATCAAAGCAAGCACAGACTACTGCTAAGGCTGGACCTAATTACACTCAAAGTGTCAATTACAAGCTCCAGTTGGCTTACCTCCAGGGACTTGGCCCTTTGTGTGTCTCCCTAGATCTTG ATGAATCGGATGTAGAAATGGTGTCAGAAGCCTGCTTACCATACCTCAGTGTTCAACAGCCACCCAAACTGCAAGAATCCTGTTGTAG TGTGTTCCAATGTTTGATCAACAAGGACCCAGATGTCATTTGGTTTACGCTTTGTGAGCAGTTTTGCCCATATGCATACCAGCCACTCCATAGAGACTTAATGCCGGTTAAACTTTGTGGAATGGGTCGGCAGGACAATGAATATACACACAATATAGTGAAATTACTGACAGACTACAGTAAACATTAG
- the olfml3a gene encoding olfactomedin-like protein 3B → MRVFCPFFMLLLFSARLTPSWAQYQYQSLMNYLENRMLAMEERISLWHEQTSRYNSELKEFRQQATDLMDRLGKDHVKLKLDLDGAGVRVERVEREMDYIETQNPPKPCTKAEDKMIEQGGTAKPNRKEEELLPGTGCADVVSSIRAMKILKRIGNPKGVWTRDSVTAKVYIFSGTEGDTVSEFSLVSALSSSPSSSRSISLPTFWNGTGNTVHNNHIYYVSEDSEVQIMKFELRNGSLVDSAVFPVDDRSPVYALNPETVVDLVADEEGLWALYGSKDNINLAKMDADTLDTEQMWDTGCPRENAESAFVVCGTVYVVYNTRPPSRSRIQCVFDVNDMVTSGEAPLLYFPRRYGAHSSLKYNAKERQLYAWDDGYQILYKLTLKPKLWV, encoded by the exons ATGAGAGTCTTCTGCCCGTTCTTCATGCTGCTTCTGTTTAGTGCAAGACTTACCCCATCATGGGCACAATACCAGTACCAGAGTTTGATGAACTATTTAGAAAACAGAATGTTGGCCATGGAG GAGCGAATTTCACTGTGGCATGAGCAAACCAGTCGTTACAATTCAGAGTTGAAGGAATTCCGACAGCAGGCAACTGATCTGATGGACCGGCTAGGCAAGGACCATGTGAAACTGAAGCTGGATCTAGATGGGGCAGGGGTCCGTGTGGAGCGAGTGGAGCGAGAGATGGACTACATCGAGACCCAGAACCCTCCAAAGCCTTGCAccaaggcagaggacaaaatgaTAGAACAAGGAGGAACGGCGAAACCTAATAGGAAGGAAGAGGAACTCCTTCCAGGGACAG GTTGTGCGGACGTTGTGTCTAGCATCAGAGCCATGAAGATTCTAAAGCGTATTGGCAATCCAAAGGGCGTGTGGACAAGAGATTCTGTCACAGCAAAGGTTTACATTTTCAGCGGCACTGAAGGCGACACAGTCAGTGAGTTCAGCTTGGTGAGTGCACTCTCATCCTCCCCTTCCAGCTCTCGTTCTATAAGTCTACCCACCTTCTGGAATGGAACGGGAAACACTGTGCACAATAACCACATATACTACGTGAGTGAGGACTCGGAGGTGCAAATAATGAAATTTGAACTACGCAATGGCTCCTTGGTGGATAGTGCTGTGTTCCCAGTAGATGACAGGAGCCCTGTTTACGCACTGAACCCAGAGACAGTGGTGGATCTTGTGGCGGATGAGGAAGGCTTGTGGGCTCTGTATGGGTCGAAGGACAATATCAACCTAGCCAAGATGGATGCAGACACACTAGACACGGAACAGATGTGGGACACAGGCTGTCCAAGGGAGAACGCTGAGTCAGCATTTGTGGTTTGTGGCACGGTGTATGTTGTCTACAACACCAGACCGCCAAGTCGCTCTCGAATCCAGTGTGTGTTCGATGTGAATGACATGGTGACAAGTGGAGAGGCTCCGTTGTTGTACTTCCCACGCAGGTATGGTGCACACTCCAGCCTCAAGTACAATGCCAAGGAGAGGCAGTTGTATGCTTGGGATGATGGATATCAGATTCTTTACAAGTTGACCTTGAAGCCAAAGCTTTGGGTCTAA
- the tti1 gene encoding TELO2-interacting protein 1 homolog isoform X1 has translation MAQIDNPKEAFAFLRPSCVILTREPTVANVEVLNNCLHTVSDGALQQLQDYVLFPLRFVLKIPGPKQEGLVLAVMDTMHYVLEKTSVRNWESLYSIFSELCMCISCPNDPGMASSASEELKLSVLKCLDVLLHAAYGDVVFRLYEPSMLPTLGAAISLILSLIGGERAREVQIAALNCLQAFIFQCDCLQDHVIPNVEERYALGNALASFLPGVTQTLSQVICHNVARGHVVVMRALRVLYKMLSVVMDDEQLLNKETVKVLIHNETFNGLAIDRSANWTKNTSQRLSVALQKIISCTSAHQHWRVRLELVSLSECLLTKCSKSLEECSGSLIGALVGAVNDDDASVREKSSTVLKDLSSQATKCQAFTDILSENLHVLSSSLPQLMRTSDDHRKFFVLSMFLGYMKVLGPQVEVVLNSAVHLKRISKAMMHVLEMDMTDVRMVEERSLPILIPDGSNAQRQSHVLKTHFLYFTDDRIYLVLREICQMLGHYGNLHLLVDHFMDLYRESSAYRKQSIWVLNEVLAGAAGLDVEDDQSPRPASHLDLKSVISLVIEEYISADNWHLPTSYEQSIHSDQENHAQSHLLAISKNPNEVSMATVGDVKHLNSNIWQICLQLEGIGIFSRVLGLNFRPLLMMVLYSVLEKVGDKSSLVSQSAVCTMFDICQACGYVSPSELINSNADYLLNDISLNLGRPSSQPHAPRVFAAMVTHSDDTLLPLVVDVVQDVLTSLDLNHDQRASEVCEVLHSVLKAIVALGFSSKKQPNSLETKSEDFLDARKFLLDYSILVKQAEGIITSQEDEDDQGISSVTEEDHAESIDPDGVGMDTALPPHITIAKDVMERCIHLLSMSSPRLRLKVLHMLKLCVNVMCEFKDHLFPMVHCCWPVLQQRLNDEDPFIIPQAFKLLCTMGEVCTDFLKKRASKTVIPKIAAYLSKQAQTTAKAGPNYTQSVNYKLQLAYLQGLGPLCVSLDLDESDVEMVSEACLPYLSVQQPPKLQESCCSVFQCLINKDPDVIWFTLCEQFCPYAYQPLHRDLMPVKLCGMGRQDNEYTHNIVKLLTDYSKH, from the exons ATGGCACAAATAGACAATCCCAAAGAGGCCTTTGCTTTCCTTCGCCCAAGCTGTGTGATTTTGACTCGAGAGCCTACAGTTGCAAATGTAGAGGTTTTAAACAACTGTCTGCATACCGTCAGTGATGGAGCCTTGCAGCAACTTCAGGATTATGTTCTCTTCCCACTACGTTTTGTCCTTAAAATTCCTGGACCTAAACAGGAGGGTCTTGTCCTCGCTGTGATGGACACGATGCATTATGTCTTGGAGAAGACTTCTGTGAGGAATTGGGAGTCACTTTACAGCATCTTCTCAGAGTTATGCATGTGTATTTCTTGCCCAAATGATCCAGGGATGGCAAGTTCAGCCTCAGAAGAATTGAAGTTATCGGTTTTAAAGTGTCTTGATGTACTCCTACATGCTGCCTATGGGGATGTGGTGTTTAGGCTGTATGAGCCTTCCATGCTGCCCACTCTTGGTGCAGCCATTTCCTTGATTTTGTCTCTGATTGGAGGGGAGCGGGCTCGTGAAGTACAGATAGCTGCACTGAATTGTCTACAGGCTTTCATTTTCCAGTGCGACTGTCTTCAAGATCATGTGATTCCGAACGTGGAGGAGAGATACGCACTTGGAAATGCACTGGCCTCATTTTTGCCGGGAGTCACACAGACATTGAGTCAGGTTATTTGTCACAATGTGGCGCGAGGCCATGTTGTTGTCATGAGGGCTCTTAGGGTACTGTACAAAATGTTGAGTGTTGTAATGGATGATGAACAGCTTCTCAACAAGGAAACAGTTAAAGTACTAATCCACAATGAAACGTTCAATGGACTGGCTATTGACAGAAGTGCTAATTGGACCAAGAATACATCTCAAAGACTTTCTGTGGCTTTACAGAAGATCATCTCTTGCACTTCAGCCCATCAGCATTGGAGAGTGAGGTTAGAATTGGTGAGCTTGTCTGAATGTCTCCTAACCAAGTGTTCAAAGTCCCTAGAAGAGTGCTCAGGATCCCTTATTGGGGCTTTAGTTGGGGCTGTCAATGATGACGATGCTTCTGTTAGGGAGAAATCCAGTACGGTCTTGAAAGATTTAAGTAGTCAAGCCACAAAATGCCAGGCCTTTACTGATATCCTTTCAGAAAACCTTCATGTTTTGTCATCTTCCTTGCCACAGCTAATGCGCACTTCAGATGATCACCGTAAGTTTTTTGTCCTTAGTATGTTTTTGGGTTATATGAAAGTCCTGGGGCCACAAGTGGAGGTTGTGTTGAATTCAGCTGTCCATCTGAAGCGCATTTCCAAAGCCATGATGCATGTTTTAGAAATGGATATGACAGATGTGAGGATGGTGGAAGAAAGAAGCTTGCCAATTTTGATTCCAGATGGGTCAAATGCACAGAGACAGAGTCACGTCTTAAAAACACACTTCCTTTACTTCACAGATGACAGGATATATTTAGTGCTCAGAGAAATCTGTCAGATGTTGGGTCATTATGGAAACCTCCACCTTCTTGTGGATCACTTCATGGACCTTTATCGAGAGTCCTCAGCATACAGGAAACAATCCATTTGGGTGCTAAATGAGGTCCTTGCAGGTGCTGCTGGTCTCGATGTGGAGGACGATCAGAGTCCAAGGCCTGCAAGCCACTTGGACTTGAAATCAGTTATATCTCTTGTGATTGAGGAGTACATAAGTGCAGACAACTGGCACTTGCCCACCAGTTATGAGCAATCTATACATTCAGACCAAGAAAACCATGCTCAGTCCCACTTATTAGCCATATCCAAAAATCCTAATgaggtttccatggcaacagtcGGAGATGTGAAGCATCTGAACAGTAATATATGGCAGATATGCCTTCAGCTGGAAGGGATTGGAATTTTTTCCAGAGTACTTGGCCTTAACTTCCGTCCGTTGTTGATGATGGTTCTGTATTCTGTGCTGGAGAAGGTAGGGGACAAGTCTTCGCTTGTTAGCCAATCAGCGGTTTGCACCATGTTCGATATATGTCAAGCTTGTGGGTACGTCTCACCCAGTGAACTGATCAACAGTAATGCAGATTATCTTCTAAATGACATTTCACTTAACCTTGGGAGGCCTAGTTCCCAACCACATGCCCCGAGGGTATTTGCTGCCATGGTAACCCATTCAGATGATACCCTGTTACCTTTAGTAGTGGATGTTGTGCAAGATGTGTTGACGTCTCTGGACCTTAACCATGACCAGCGGGCTTCAGAGGTTTGTGAGGTACTCCACTCCGTCTTGAAGGCAATAG TGGCATTGGGATTCAGCAGCAAGAAGCAACCAAATTCACTGGAGACGAAGTCCGAGGATTTTTTGGATGCCAGAAAGTTTCTACTGGATTACAGTATACTGGTGAAGCAGGCTGAAGGGATCATAACCAGtcaggaagatgaagatgaccaAG GCATTTCATCAGTAACTGAAGAAGACCATGCAGAAAGCATAGATCCAGATGGTGTCGGCATGGACACTGCCTTGCCCCCCCATATCACCATAGCCAAAGACGTGATGGAGCGCTGCATCCATCTTCTGTCCATGTCCAGCCCCAGACTCCGGCTCAAG GTCCTGCACATGCTGaagctgtgtgtaaatgtgatgtgTGAATTTAAGGACCACTTGTTTCCCATGGTCCATTGCTGCTGGCCAGTACTACAGCAGCGTCTCAATGATGAAGATCCTTTCATCATACCCCAAGCATTTAAG CTTCTTTGTACTATGGGAGAAGTATGTACTGATTTCTTGAAGAAGAGAGCATCGAAAACAGTGATACCAAAAATAGCCGCCTACCTATCAAAGCAAGCACAGACTACTGCTAAGGCTGGACCTAATTACACTCAAAGTGTCAATTACAAGCTCCAGTTGGCTTACCTCCAGGGACTTGGCCCTTTGTGTGTCTCCCTAGATCTTG ATGAATCGGATGTAGAAATGGTGTCAGAAGCCTGCTTACCATACCTCAGTGTTCAACAGCCACCCAAACTGCAAGAATCCTGTTGTAG TGTGTTCCAATGTTTGATCAACAAGGACCCAGATGTCATTTGGTTTACGCTTTGTGAGCAGTTTTGCCCATATGCATACCAGCCACTCCATAGAGACTTAATGCCGGTTAAACTTTGTGGAATGGGTCGGCAGGACAATGAATATACACACAATATAGTGAAATTACTGACAGACTACAGTAAACATTAG
- the rprd1b gene encoding regulation of nuclear pre-mRNA domain-containing protein 1B yields the protein MSSFSESALEKKLSELSNSQQSVQTLSLWIIHHRKHSSLIVRVWHREMKKAKSNRKLTFLYLANDVIQNSKKKGPEFTRDFEGVLVDACSHVAREADDGCKRPMERLLTIWQERSLYRADFIQQLKLAIEDSNSPKQKPAEDKKATKRAFQKIQEEEEEEEDDYRAHYSPKDADGSGPQLTEELVKALQDLENAASGDAAVRQKIASLPQEVQDVSLLEKITDKEAADRLSKTVDEACLLLAEYNGRLAAELEDRRQLARMLTEYIHSQKEALTEREKKLEEYKQKLARVTQVRKELKSHIQSLPDLSLLPNVTGGLAPLPSAGDLFSTD from the exons ATGTCATCATTTTCCGAATCTGCCTTGGAGAAGAAGTTATCGGAGCTCAGTAACTCCCAACAGAGTGTCCAGACCCTGTCACTGTGGATAATTCACCATCGCAAGCATTCTTCTCTCATCGTACGAGTATGGCACAGAGAAATGAAGAAAG CCAAAAGCAACAGAAAGCTGACATTTCTTTACCTTGCAAATGATGTGATCCAGAACAGTAAGAAGAAAGGTCCTGAGTTTACTCGAGATTTTGAGGGTGTTCTTGTAGATGCCTGCTCTCATGTTGCAAG GGAGGCAGATGACGGCTGTAAAAGACCCATGGAGAGGCTTCTAACTATCTGGCAGGAACGCAGCTTGTACCGTGCTGACTTCATCCAGCAGTTAAAGCTGGCCATTGAGGACTCAAACAGCCCAAAGCAAAAACCAGCAG AGGACAAAAAGGCCACTAAAAGAGCCTTCCAAAAgatccaggaggaggaggaagaggaggaggatgactaCAGAGCACATTATTCTCCAAAGGATGCAGATGGCAGTGGACCACAACTG ACAGAGGAGTTAGTGAAAGCCCTCCAGGATTTGGAGAATGCTGCTTCTGGGGATGCTGCTGTGAGGCAAAAGATTGCCTCTCTACCACAGGAGGTCCAAGATGTGTCACTACTAGAGAAGATCACTG ATAAGGAGGCAGCAGATAGGTTATCCAAGACAGTAGATGAGGCATGTCTACTACTGGCAGAGTACAATGGACGGTTAGCGGCAGAACTGGAGGACAGACGGCAGCTAGCTCGCATGCTCACGGAGTACATTCACAGCCAGAAGGAGGCCCTCACTGAACGTGAAAAGAAACTAGAG gagTACAAGCAGAAACTGGCCCGAGTAACTCAGGTTCGGAAGGAGCTGAAGTCTCACATCCAGAGCCTGCCTGATCTTTCTCTGCTGCCGAATGTCACCGGAGGTCTGGCTCCTCTGCCTTCAGCAGGAGACCTGTTCTCTACAGACTGA